A section of the Citrus sinensis cultivar Valencia sweet orange chromosome 8, DVS_A1.0, whole genome shotgun sequence genome encodes:
- the LOC102627815 gene encoding F-box protein At3g54460 isoform X3, with product MDDTTSFDDHKLCGFLCAVLAVKPPLCNLPVKTPCQIFSGGFRSENGVVLSPISSNGDVSSAEGSSSKRRLRRRKRIGLVNGSMSVVHQLQSLVNQKCLKIEARVMRVEIGENGAARAAVLVDIYLPIAAWSCWQFPKSGAIAGSLFRHVSCDWEKRKSVLLDGGECFKDGCDSSIWNISDCHVLDCKLLCGAPDSSKKVQFELHEVFKTLPNVLNKGKPDSSRVKPADNSCSTGISDIADDIVISILTRLGPIDLVRIAATCRHLRCLAASIMPCMKLKLFPHQQAAVEWMLHRERNAEVLRHPLYIDLATEDGFYFYVNTVSGDIATGTAPTMRDFHGGMFCDEPGLGKTITALSLILKTQGTLADPPDGVKIIWCTHNGDPRCGYYDLSGDKLTCNNMCLGKRTFSQNARRRQLSVGKFTPMDDLKCPLLKRARLVDPGDEIEGFSSFSDVDMISPLVASSEPATHLVRCTRNLGQVKKNLFHTYDEESNICNDRNAKGNSTAKKRANSSRQVPKRNQVGLSYVVSNSCERPEKVSTDHFACNETWVQCDACHKWRKLLDASVADATAAWFCSMNSDPTHQSCGDPEEAWDNCQSITYLPGFHAKGTSDGKKQNVSFFISVLKEHYLLINSMTKKALTWLAKLSPDELSEMETTGLASPILGSYAAGETQGFHKIFQAFGLIRRVEKGITRWYYPKTLDNLAFDLAALRLALCEPLDSVRLYLSRATLIVVPSYLVDHWKTQIQQHVRPGQLRLFVWTDHKKPSAHSLAWDYDVVITTFNRLSAEWGRRKKSPMMQVHWLRVMLDEGHTLGSSLNLTNKLQMAISLTASNRWLLTGTPTPNTPNSQLSHLQPMLKFLHEEAYGQNQKAWDGGILRPFEAEMEEGRSRLLQLLHRCMISARKTDLQTIPPCIKEVTFLNFTEEHAGTYNELVVTVRRNILMADWNDPSHVESLLNPKQWKFRSTTIRNLRLSCCVAGHIKVTDAGEDIQETMDVLVENGLDPLSQEYAFIKYNLLNGGNCLRCNEWCRLPVITPCRHILCLDCVAMDSEKCSLPGCGFLYEMQSPEILTRPENPNPKWPVPKDLIELQPSYRQDDWNPDWQSTSSSKVAYLVEKLKVLQEANWEICYAFNEDSSVKHIEELPFTPQWSNTNTFLKQDLYRPNLESNKALPDKVIIFSQFLEHIHVIEQQVLTVAGIKFADKVTGHVPARR from the exons ATGGACGACACGACGTCGTTCGACGACCACAAACTCTGCGGTTTCCTATGTGCAGTTTTGGCAGTCAAGCCCCCTCTCTGCAACTTACCTGTTAAAACTCCATGCCAAATCTTTAGCGGCGGCTTCAGATCCGAGAACGGCGTCGTTTTATCTCCTATCAGCAGCAACGGCGACGTTTCTTCGGCGGAAGGTTCAAGCTCTAAGAGGAGGCTGAGGAGGAGGAAGAGGATAGGTTTGGTGAATGGGAGCATGAGCGTGGTGCATCAGCTACAGTCGTTGGTTAATCAGAAGTGCTTGAAGATTGAGGCGCGAGTTATGCGCGTGGAGATTGGAGAGAACGGGGCGGCTAGAGCTGCTGTGCTTGTTGATATTTATTTGCCTATAGCCGCGTGGTCCTGTTGGCAGTTTCCAAAATCCGGCGCCATTGCCGGTTCTCTGTTCAGACACGTGAG TTGTGATTGGGAAAAGAGGAAGTCCGTGCTTCTTGATGGTGGAGAGTGCTTTAAGGATGGTTGTGATAGTAGCATCTGGAATATTTCTGATTGTCACGTTCTTGATTGTAAGTTGCTTTGTGGTGCTCCTGATTCCTCAAAGAAAGTGCAATTTGAACTTCATGAAGTTTTTAAGACCTTGCCTAATGTGTTAAATAAAGGGAAGCCTGACTCATCTAGAGTAAAACCAGCAGACAACTCTTGCAGCACTGGCATCTCAGACATAGCAGATGATATTGTAATCTCTATACTAACCAGACTTGGCCCGATAGACCTTGTCAGAATTGCAGCAACTTGTCGCCATTTAAGATGCTTGGCTGCATCAATCATGCCTTGTATGAAGCTCAAACTTTTTCCTCATCAGCAAGCTGCAGTTGAGTGGATGTTACACCGTGAGCGGAATGCTGAAGTTTTGCGACATCCTCTGTATATTGATCTTGCAACTGAAGATGGGTTTTATTTCTATGTAAACACTGTTTCTGGTGATATTGCTACTGGGACTGCCCCGACTATGAGAGATTTTCATGGGGGAATGTTCTGTGATGAACCTGGCCTAGGTAAGACTATAACTGCTCTTTCCTTAATTTTGAAGACACAGGGAACATTGGCTGACCCACCAGATGGAgtcaaaattatttggtgcACACATAATGGTGATCCAAGATGTGGCTATTATGACCTTAGTGGTGACAAACTCACATGTAATAATATGTGTTTAGGGAAAAGAACTTTTAGTCAGAATGCTCGTAGGAGACAACTATCTGTAGGTAAATTCACTCCCATGGACGATTTGAAATGCCCACTGCTTAAAAGAGCCAGGTTAGTGGATCCAGGAGATGAGATTGAGGGATTTAGTTCTTTCTCTGACGTAGATATGATATCACCCTTAGTTGCAAGCTCCGAGCCAGCAACACATTTAGTTCGGTGCACAAGGAACTTAGGTCAAGTCAAGAAGAATCTTTTTCATACTTATGATGAAGaatctaatatttgtaatGATAGAAATGCTAAAGGAAACTCAACAGCAAAGAAGCGTGCAAATAGCTCTAGACAGGTACCTAAAAGGAATCAGGTCGGTTTGTCATATGTAGTGTCAAACAGCTGTGAGAGGCCTGAGAAGGTTTCCACAGATCATTTTGCGTGTAATGAAACTTGGGTTCAGTGTGATGCCTGCCATAAGTGGAGGAAGCTGTTAGATGCAAGTGTCGCAGATGCTACAGCAGCATGGTTTTGTAGTATGAATTCTGACCCCACACATCAGAGTTGTGGAGATCCTGAAGAAGCTTGGGATAATTGCCAGTCTATTACCTACCTACCAGGATTTCATGCAAAAGGAACTTCTGATGGGAAAAAGCAAAATGTGTCATTTTTCATCAGTGTGCTGAAAGAGCACTATTTGCTGATAAATTCTATGACAAAAAAGGCCTTAACTTGGCTGGCTAAACTTTCTCCTGATGAACTCTCAGAGATGGAAACAACAGGCTTGGCAAGTCCAATATTAGGTAGTTATGCAGCTGGAGAAACCCAAGGGTtccataaaatatttcaagcCTTTGGTCTTATAAGGAGAGTGGAAAAAGGTATTACTAGGTGGTATTACCCAAAAACTCTTGACAACCTGGCATTTGATTTGGCTGCTCTCAGACTCGCTCTTTGTGAACCGTTAGATTCCGTCCGACTGTATTTGTCCAGAGCAACTTTAATTGTTGTTCCGTCATATTTAGTTGATCATTGGAAAACCCAAATCCAACAGCATGTCAGACCTGGACAGTTGCGTCTTTTTGTCTGGACCGATCATAAAAAGCCTTCTGCTCATAGTCTGGCTTGGGACTATGATGTTGTTATAACTACATTTAACCGTTTAAGTGCAGAGTGGGGTCGGCGAAAGAAAAGTCCAATGATGCAAGTTCATTGGCTTAGGGTTATGTTAGATGAAGGGCATACCCTTGGTTCAAGTCTTAACTTGACAAACAAATTGCAAATGGCTATTTCATTGACAGCTTCAAATCGTTGGTTATTAACAGGAACCCCGACTCCAAACACACCTAATAGCCAGTTGTCACATCTTCAACCAATGCTTAAGTTCCTCCATGAAGAAGCATATGGCCAGAATCAAAAGGCATGGGATGGTGGCATTCTTAGACCATTTGAGGCAGAGATGGAGGAGGGTCGATCCCGTCTGTTGCAGCTACTCCATAGGTGCATGATCAGTGCAAGAAAGACAGATTTGCAAACCATTCCTCCTTGCATCAAGGAGGtgacatttttaaatttcactgAGGAGCATGCAGGAACTTACAATGAATTGGTAGTTACAGTGCGGCGTAATATACTAATGGCTGATTGGAACGATCCTTCACATGTTGAAAGTTTACTGAATCCAAAGCAGTGGAAGTTCCGAAGTACAACTATTAGGAATCTAAGGCTATCCTGCTGTGTGGCTGGCCACATTAAAGTAACTGATGCTGGCGAAGATATTCAAGAAACTATGGATGTTTTGGTTGAAAATGGCCTCGATCCTCTATCACAGGAGTatgcttttattaaatataaccTCCTTAATGGTGGTAATTGTCTCAG GTGCAATGAATGGTGCCGCCTACCAGTTATTACACCCTGCAGGCATATCCTTTGCCTTGATTGTGTTGCTATGGACAGTGAAAAGTGCTCTTTGCCTGGCTGCGGTTTCTTATACGAGATGCAGAGTCCTGAAATATTAACCCGCCCTGAAAATCCCAACCCAAAGTGGCCAGTCCCTAAAGATCTTATTGAGTTACAACCTTCGTATAGGCAG GATGATTGGAATCCTGATTGGCAGTCAACATCTAGCAGTAAAGTTGCTTATCTTGTAGAGAAGTTGAAAGTATTGCAGGAGGCTAATTGGGAGATATGTTATGCTTTTAATGAGGACAGTAGTGTCAAACACATTGAGGAGCTACCTTTCACCCCTCAGTGGAGCAATACAAACACATTTTTGAAGCAAGATTTATACAGACCAAATTTGGAGTCTAACAAGGCACTCCCTGataaagttattattttttctcaatttcttGAGCATATACATGTCATCGAGCAGCAGGTA TTAACAGTTGCTGGTATCAAATTTGCTG ATAAAGTCACTGGACATGTTCCGGCACGACGCTAG
- the LOC102627815 gene encoding F-box protein At3g54460 isoform X1, with the protein MDDTTSFDDHKLCGFLCAVLAVKPPLCNLPVKTPCQIFSGGFRSENGVVLSPISSNGDVSSAEGSSSKRRLRRRKRIGLVNGSMSVVHQLQSLVNQKCLKIEARVMRVEIGENGAARAAVLVDIYLPIAAWSCWQFPKSGAIAGSLFRHVSCDWEKRKSVLLDGGECFKDGCDSSIWNISDCHVLDCKLLCGAPDSSKKVQFELHEVFKTLPNVLNKGKPDSSRVKPADNSCSTGISDIADDIVISILTRLGPIDLVRIAATCRHLRCLAASIMPCMKLKLFPHQQAAVEWMLHRERNAEVLRHPLYIDLATEDGFYFYVNTVSGDIATGTAPTMRDFHGGMFCDEPGLGKTITALSLILKTQGTLADPPDGVKIIWCTHNGDPRCGYYDLSGDKLTCNNMCLGKRTFSQNARRRQLSVGKFTPMDDLKCPLLKRARLVDPGDEIEGFSSFSDVDMISPLVASSEPATHLVRCTRNLGQVKKNLFHTYDEESNICNDRNAKGNSTAKKRANSSRQVPKRNQVGLSYVVSNSCERPEKVSTDHFACNETWVQCDACHKWRKLLDASVADATAAWFCSMNSDPTHQSCGDPEEAWDNCQSITYLPGFHAKGTSDGKKQNVSFFISVLKEHYLLINSMTKKALTWLAKLSPDELSEMETTGLASPILGSYAAGETQGFHKIFQAFGLIRRVEKGITRWYYPKTLDNLAFDLAALRLALCEPLDSVRLYLSRATLIVVPSYLVDHWKTQIQQHVRPGQLRLFVWTDHKKPSAHSLAWDYDVVITTFNRLSAEWGRRKKSPMMQVHWLRVMLDEGHTLGSSLNLTNKLQMAISLTASNRWLLTGTPTPNTPNSQLSHLQPMLKFLHEEAYGQNQKAWDGGILRPFEAEMEEGRSRLLQLLHRCMISARKTDLQTIPPCIKEVTFLNFTEEHAGTYNELVVTVRRNILMADWNDPSHVESLLNPKQWKFRSTTIRNLRLSCCVAGHIKVTDAGEDIQETMDVLVENGLDPLSQEYAFIKYNLLNGGNCLRCNEWCRLPVITPCRHILCLDCVAMDSEKCSLPGCGFLYEMQSPEILTRPENPNPKWPVPKDLIELQPSYRQDDWNPDWQSTSSSKVAYLVEKLKVLQEANWEICYAFNEDSSVKHIEELPFTPQWSNTNTFLKQDLYRPNLESNKALPDKVIIFSQFLEHIHVIEQQVLTVAGIKFAGMYSPMHSSNKIKSLDMFRHDASCLALLMDGSASLGLDLSFVTRVFLMEPIWDRSMEEQVISRAHRMGATRPIHVETLAMRGTVEEQMLEFLQDTDRCRRLLKEELVKPEREGARSHRTLHDFAESNYLSHLSFVRTNS; encoded by the exons ATGGACGACACGACGTCGTTCGACGACCACAAACTCTGCGGTTTCCTATGTGCAGTTTTGGCAGTCAAGCCCCCTCTCTGCAACTTACCTGTTAAAACTCCATGCCAAATCTTTAGCGGCGGCTTCAGATCCGAGAACGGCGTCGTTTTATCTCCTATCAGCAGCAACGGCGACGTTTCTTCGGCGGAAGGTTCAAGCTCTAAGAGGAGGCTGAGGAGGAGGAAGAGGATAGGTTTGGTGAATGGGAGCATGAGCGTGGTGCATCAGCTACAGTCGTTGGTTAATCAGAAGTGCTTGAAGATTGAGGCGCGAGTTATGCGCGTGGAGATTGGAGAGAACGGGGCGGCTAGAGCTGCTGTGCTTGTTGATATTTATTTGCCTATAGCCGCGTGGTCCTGTTGGCAGTTTCCAAAATCCGGCGCCATTGCCGGTTCTCTGTTCAGACACGTGAG TTGTGATTGGGAAAAGAGGAAGTCCGTGCTTCTTGATGGTGGAGAGTGCTTTAAGGATGGTTGTGATAGTAGCATCTGGAATATTTCTGATTGTCACGTTCTTGATTGTAAGTTGCTTTGTGGTGCTCCTGATTCCTCAAAGAAAGTGCAATTTGAACTTCATGAAGTTTTTAAGACCTTGCCTAATGTGTTAAATAAAGGGAAGCCTGACTCATCTAGAGTAAAACCAGCAGACAACTCTTGCAGCACTGGCATCTCAGACATAGCAGATGATATTGTAATCTCTATACTAACCAGACTTGGCCCGATAGACCTTGTCAGAATTGCAGCAACTTGTCGCCATTTAAGATGCTTGGCTGCATCAATCATGCCTTGTATGAAGCTCAAACTTTTTCCTCATCAGCAAGCTGCAGTTGAGTGGATGTTACACCGTGAGCGGAATGCTGAAGTTTTGCGACATCCTCTGTATATTGATCTTGCAACTGAAGATGGGTTTTATTTCTATGTAAACACTGTTTCTGGTGATATTGCTACTGGGACTGCCCCGACTATGAGAGATTTTCATGGGGGAATGTTCTGTGATGAACCTGGCCTAGGTAAGACTATAACTGCTCTTTCCTTAATTTTGAAGACACAGGGAACATTGGCTGACCCACCAGATGGAgtcaaaattatttggtgcACACATAATGGTGATCCAAGATGTGGCTATTATGACCTTAGTGGTGACAAACTCACATGTAATAATATGTGTTTAGGGAAAAGAACTTTTAGTCAGAATGCTCGTAGGAGACAACTATCTGTAGGTAAATTCACTCCCATGGACGATTTGAAATGCCCACTGCTTAAAAGAGCCAGGTTAGTGGATCCAGGAGATGAGATTGAGGGATTTAGTTCTTTCTCTGACGTAGATATGATATCACCCTTAGTTGCAAGCTCCGAGCCAGCAACACATTTAGTTCGGTGCACAAGGAACTTAGGTCAAGTCAAGAAGAATCTTTTTCATACTTATGATGAAGaatctaatatttgtaatGATAGAAATGCTAAAGGAAACTCAACAGCAAAGAAGCGTGCAAATAGCTCTAGACAGGTACCTAAAAGGAATCAGGTCGGTTTGTCATATGTAGTGTCAAACAGCTGTGAGAGGCCTGAGAAGGTTTCCACAGATCATTTTGCGTGTAATGAAACTTGGGTTCAGTGTGATGCCTGCCATAAGTGGAGGAAGCTGTTAGATGCAAGTGTCGCAGATGCTACAGCAGCATGGTTTTGTAGTATGAATTCTGACCCCACACATCAGAGTTGTGGAGATCCTGAAGAAGCTTGGGATAATTGCCAGTCTATTACCTACCTACCAGGATTTCATGCAAAAGGAACTTCTGATGGGAAAAAGCAAAATGTGTCATTTTTCATCAGTGTGCTGAAAGAGCACTATTTGCTGATAAATTCTATGACAAAAAAGGCCTTAACTTGGCTGGCTAAACTTTCTCCTGATGAACTCTCAGAGATGGAAACAACAGGCTTGGCAAGTCCAATATTAGGTAGTTATGCAGCTGGAGAAACCCAAGGGTtccataaaatatttcaagcCTTTGGTCTTATAAGGAGAGTGGAAAAAGGTATTACTAGGTGGTATTACCCAAAAACTCTTGACAACCTGGCATTTGATTTGGCTGCTCTCAGACTCGCTCTTTGTGAACCGTTAGATTCCGTCCGACTGTATTTGTCCAGAGCAACTTTAATTGTTGTTCCGTCATATTTAGTTGATCATTGGAAAACCCAAATCCAACAGCATGTCAGACCTGGACAGTTGCGTCTTTTTGTCTGGACCGATCATAAAAAGCCTTCTGCTCATAGTCTGGCTTGGGACTATGATGTTGTTATAACTACATTTAACCGTTTAAGTGCAGAGTGGGGTCGGCGAAAGAAAAGTCCAATGATGCAAGTTCATTGGCTTAGGGTTATGTTAGATGAAGGGCATACCCTTGGTTCAAGTCTTAACTTGACAAACAAATTGCAAATGGCTATTTCATTGACAGCTTCAAATCGTTGGTTATTAACAGGAACCCCGACTCCAAACACACCTAATAGCCAGTTGTCACATCTTCAACCAATGCTTAAGTTCCTCCATGAAGAAGCATATGGCCAGAATCAAAAGGCATGGGATGGTGGCATTCTTAGACCATTTGAGGCAGAGATGGAGGAGGGTCGATCCCGTCTGTTGCAGCTACTCCATAGGTGCATGATCAGTGCAAGAAAGACAGATTTGCAAACCATTCCTCCTTGCATCAAGGAGGtgacatttttaaatttcactgAGGAGCATGCAGGAACTTACAATGAATTGGTAGTTACAGTGCGGCGTAATATACTAATGGCTGATTGGAACGATCCTTCACATGTTGAAAGTTTACTGAATCCAAAGCAGTGGAAGTTCCGAAGTACAACTATTAGGAATCTAAGGCTATCCTGCTGTGTGGCTGGCCACATTAAAGTAACTGATGCTGGCGAAGATATTCAAGAAACTATGGATGTTTTGGTTGAAAATGGCCTCGATCCTCTATCACAGGAGTatgcttttattaaatataaccTCCTTAATGGTGGTAATTGTCTCAG GTGCAATGAATGGTGCCGCCTACCAGTTATTACACCCTGCAGGCATATCCTTTGCCTTGATTGTGTTGCTATGGACAGTGAAAAGTGCTCTTTGCCTGGCTGCGGTTTCTTATACGAGATGCAGAGTCCTGAAATATTAACCCGCCCTGAAAATCCCAACCCAAAGTGGCCAGTCCCTAAAGATCTTATTGAGTTACAACCTTCGTATAGGCAG GATGATTGGAATCCTGATTGGCAGTCAACATCTAGCAGTAAAGTTGCTTATCTTGTAGAGAAGTTGAAAGTATTGCAGGAGGCTAATTGGGAGATATGTTATGCTTTTAATGAGGACAGTAGTGTCAAACACATTGAGGAGCTACCTTTCACCCCTCAGTGGAGCAATACAAACACATTTTTGAAGCAAGATTTATACAGACCAAATTTGGAGTCTAACAAGGCACTCCCTGataaagttattattttttctcaatttcttGAGCATATACATGTCATCGAGCAGCAGGTA TTAACAGTTGCTGGTATCAAATTTGCTGGTATGTACAGTCCAATGCATTCTAGCAACAAG ATAAAGTCACTGGACATGTTCCGGCACGACGCTAGCTGTCTGGCTCTTTTAATGGATGGAAGTGCATCATTGGGTCTTGATTTGAGCTTTGTAACTCGTGTGTTTCTAATGGAACCAATCTGGGATAGAag CATGGAGGAACAAGTCATTAGTCGCGCTCATCGGATGGGCGCTACTCGTCCTATTCATGTGGAAACTTTGGCAATGCGTGGTACAGTTGAAGAGCAAATGCTTGAATTCCTACAG GATACCGATAGGTGTAGAAGATTGTTGAAAGAAGAGCTTGTCAAACCTGAACGTGAAGGGGCTCGATCTCATCGTACACTACATGACTTTGCAGAGAGCAATTATTTATCTCATCTTAGCTTTGTGAGAACAAACTCATAG